One genomic region from Marmota flaviventris isolate mMarFla1 chromosome 6, mMarFla1.hap1, whole genome shotgun sequence encodes:
- the Lgsn gene encoding lengsin has translation MVCLPWGQWLGPSSNWDDLSTTLAGHWACSPGCRSAYLAGAGGGCAPPPIGVNFQLGWRVAGPLLRAARSAYLVGSSWDLPPIGAMCLPCRQAAGPAPLVGRRSAYLAGTGGGSAPPLLQLGLCAGCWACFAGLSQVPPCRRGRRLCSTPPPIGVMCLPRRQAAGPAPLVGHRRGRRLCSAPPPIGAMCGLLGLLCRSVAGPTLQAWETALLHTSSNWGDVSTTPAGRWACSAGRSQARAAALLRPSSNWGYVRAAGLALPVCRRSHLAGVGDGSAPHLLQLGRCVYHAGRPLGLLRWSVAGLPTLQERSAALLHTSSNWGDVRAAGPAPPDTAKDEGNETEASRMSKLRRTRKKATKSHLCSMEVGEMNAASSNERIRNQMTCHKMGVSNKPVVRLGYAESHLSHNDKDSQDQTTTIKQSSFKMSSNAPGGESNSNSDRNRDNTQILTTPQLSSRIKHIKQEMAKNHLQFVRFEATDLHGVSRSKSIPAHFFQEKVTHGVFMPRGYLELMPNLKDNEVNHIRATCFNSDIVLMPELSTFRVLPWAERTARVICDTFTVTGEPLLTSPRYIAKRQLQQLQDSGFSLLSAFIYDFCIFGVPEVINSKTISFPASTLLNNHDQPFMQELVDGLYHTGANVESFSSSTRPGHMEICFLPEFGISSADNAFTLRTGVKEVARKYNYIASFFIETGFCNSGILSHSVWDMDGKRNMFCNSSGTEQLTVTGKKWLTGLLKHSAALSCLMAPAVSCRKRYSKESKDLKESVPTTWGYNDNSCAFNIKCHGEKGTRIENKLGSATANPYLVLAATIAAGLDGLQNSDGALVGPDEGTDLSQLKPSEIPLKLEDALVALEEDQCLREALGETFIRYFVAMKKYELENEETDAERNKFLEYFI, from the exons aTGGTATGCCTCCCTTGGGGGcaatggctgggcccctcctccaattgggatGATCTGTCTAcgacgctggcaggccactgggcctgttctccaggttgcaggtctgcctaccttgcaggcgcaggcggcggctgtgcccctcctccaattggggtgaacTTTCAACTAGGCTGGCGAGTCGCCGGGCCCCTTCTCCGGGCcgcgcggtctgcctaccttgtcgGCAGCAGCTGggaccttcctccaattggggcgatgtgtctaccatgccggcaggccgcagGGCCTGCTccgctggttggtcgcaggtctgcctaccttgcaggcacaggcggcggctctgctccgcccctcctccaattggggctaTGTGCGGGCTGCTGGGCTTGCTttgccggtctgtcgcaggtcccaccttgcaggcgtgggAGACGGCTCTGCTCCacacctcctccaattggggtgatgtgtctaccacgccggcaggccgctgggcctgctcccctggtcggtcacag gcgcgggcggcggctctgctccgcccctcctccaattggggctaTGTGCGGGCTGCTGGGCTTGCTttgccggtctgtcgcaggtcccaccttgcaggcgtgggAGACAGCTCTGCTCCacacctcctccaattggggcgatgtgtctaccacgccggcaggccgctgggcctgctccgctggtcggtcacag gcgcgggcggcggctctgctccgcccctcctccaattggggctaTGTGCGGGCTGCTGGGCTTGCTttgccggtctgtcgcaggtcccACCTTGCAGGTGTGGGAGACGGCTCTGCTCCacacctcctccaattggggcgatgtgtctaccacgccggcaggccgctgggcctgctccgctggtcggtcgcaggtctgcctaccttgcaggagcggtCGGCGGCTCTGCTCCacacctcctccaattggggtgatgtgcgggccgctgggcctgctccgccg GACACAGCAAAGGATGAAGGTAATGAGACTGAAGCCAGCAGGATGAGTAAATTGAGAAGAACAAGGAAGAAAGCCACCAAATCACATCTCTGTTCAATGGAAGTGGGAGAAATGAATGCAGCCAGTTCCAATG AGAGGATCAGAAACCAAATGACATGCCACAAAATGGGGGTTTCAAACAAACCAGTTGTGAGACTTGGCTATGCTGAGTCTCATCTGTCCCACAACGACAAGGACTCTCAGGATCAAACAACAACGATAAAACAGTCATCCTTCAAGATGTCTTCTAATGCTCCTGGTGGTGAATCTAACTCAAACTCTG ATCGCAACAGGGACAACACTCAAATTTTGACTACACCTCAGCTTTCTTCTAGAATCAAACACATTAAACAAGAGATGGCCAAAAATCACCTCCAGTTTGTGAGATTTGAAGCAACAGACCTGCATGGTGTGTCCAGATCTAAGAGTATCCCTGCACACTTTTTCCAA GAAAAAGTGACCCATGGTGTTTTCATGCCTCGAGGTTATCTTGAATTGATGCCTAATCTGAAGGACAATGAAGTGAATCACATAAGAGCCACCTGTTTTAATAGTGACATAGTCCTGATGCCGGAGTTATCAACCTTTCGAGTTTTGCCATGGGCAGAAAGAACTGCGCGAGTGATATGTGACACCTTCACTGTGACTGGGGAACCTTTGCTGACCTCTCCAAGGTATATCGCAAAGAGGCAGCTGCAGCAGCTGCAGGACTCCGGTTTTTCCCTGCTCTCTGCCTTCATCtatgatttttgcatttttggTGTGCCCGAAGTTATCAATTCAAAGACCATATCTTTCCCTGCTTCAACATTACTAAATAATCATGACCAGCCCTTCATGCAGGAACTCGTGGATGGCTTATATCATACTGGGGCCAATGTCGAGagcttttcctcttctactaGACCTGGTCACATGGAAATCTGTTTTCTGCCAGAATTTGGCATTAGTTCAGCTGATAATGCATTTACCCTCAGAACAGGTGTCAAAGAAGTGGCAAGGAAGTATAATTACATCGCCAGCTTTTTCATTGAGACTGGATTCTGCAATTCGGGAATCTTGTCTCATAGTGTCTGGGACATGGATGGGAAGAGAAACATGTTCTGCAACAGTTCTGGAACTGAACAGCTCACGGTCACTGGGAAAAAATGGTTGACAGGTCTTCTGAAGCATTCTGCTGCTCTCAGCTGCCTGATGGCGCCTGCTGTTAGCTGCCGAAAGCGTTATTCCAAGGAAAGTAAAGACCTGAAGGAGAGTGTGCCTACAACGTGGGGCTACAACGATAACAGCTGTGCCTTTAATATCAAGTGCCATGGCGAGAAAGGCACCCGGATAGAAAATAAACTAGGCTCAGCAACAGCAAACCCTTACCTGGTGCTGGCTGCGACTATAGCTGCAGGCTTGGACGGACTGCAGAACAGTGATGGCGCTTTGGTTGGTCCAGATGAGGGCACAGACCTTTCTCAGTTAAAACCTTCAGAGATCCCTTTGAAACTGGAAGATGCCCTTGTGGCACTGGAGGAAGATCAATGTCTGAGAGAAGCTCTAGGGGAAACTTTCATTCGCTATTTTGTTGCCATGAAGAAATACGAGttggaaaatgaagaaacagatgctgagagaaataaattcttagagtattttatttag